The window CAACCTTCTCGCCTTTACGACGGCCGGCCGCCACGGAGAGAGTCTGCTGGCGGGCAAGCGCTCCCATGTGTGGTGCGCCGAGGTCGGTGGCTTTTCCGCCGTCGCCGGGCTCTGTCCCTATCCGCTGGTCGACGACGAGGGCGTTCCCGATCCCGCGGAGCTCGCCGTGGCCAGCAGAGCCGACAACGACGTCCATCATCCAGATACGACGATACTCGCGCTTGAAAACACCCATAATTACACGGGCGGCATCGCGGTGCCGCCGGAGCGCTTTGCGCAGACCGCGCGCGAGGGACGCCGCCTCGGCTTCCACGTCCATCTTGACGGCGCGCGTATCTTTAACGCCGCGGTCCGCCACGGCGTCGACGTGAGAAGGTACACCGACGAGGTGGATTCAGTGCAGTTCTGCCTCTCCAAGGGGCTTGGCGCGCCGCTCGGCTCGATGCTCTGCGGTTCGCATGAACTGATCGAGGGGGCGAAGAAGTGGCGCAAACGCCTTGGCGGCGCGCAGCGGCAGGTAGGGATCGCGGCTGCCGCGGGGCTTTACGCGCTGAAAAATAACGTGGCGCGCCTCGCGGAGGATCACGCCAACGCCGCGCTGCTCGTCGATCTGCTAAAAAGGGGCGGCGTAGAGGTGGAAGAGCGTCCCAATATGACGAATATGGTATTTTTCCCCCTTAAAGAGGGACAGGTCGGCGACGCGGAATTTGAGGCTAGATGTCTTGAAAAGGGGCTGCTGGCGCACATGATCTCGCCGCGCCGCGCGCGCTTTGTGACGCATCTCGACGTGGACCGCGAAGACGTGGAGCGCGCCGCCGCGATAATCCTGGAGGTTCTTTCGGCGTGATAAAATTTCTCCCCCACAATGAAATAGAGGCGCTTGCCGCCCACATGCTCGATCTCGCCTCGCGAAAGGGTGCCTGGGGCGCTGACCTTCTCTACAGCGAGGGCGGCGGCAGCGGTTTGACGCTCAAGGACGGCGAGACGGAGGAGTGTGTCTCCGGCTCCTCGGCAGGCATCGGCATCAGGACGATAATGTCCGACGGACGGCAGGGGATCGCCTACGGCAGCCGGCTCGACAGGGACTCCGTGGATTCGCTCGTCGAGTGGAGTCTCCATAACGCGCTGGCCTCGGAGCCGGAGGAGGGCATCACTCTCTACGACGGGCCGCTGGTCCGCTGCGAGGAGCTTGAGGCGGAGGACCGGCGGATACGTGAGATCACCGCCGCCGACCGCATGAAATACTGTCTTGAAATGACGCGGGAGGCGCAGTCGCTCGACAGCCGCGTCGTCTCGGTGCGTTCCGCCTCCTGGCGTGACGGCTGGGGAGCCTCCTTCTTTGCGACGACGAAGGGGCTTTCGGGCTGGGAGGAGGGCTCAAGCGCCAACTGCGGCGTTATGGTGCTCGCGCAGTCCGGTGAGTTTACCGAGATGGGCGGTTATGGAATGGAGGCGCTGCGCCTGGACGAGCTCGACATTCTGAAGAGCGCGCGTACGGCGGTGGAACAGACCGTTGCCTCGCTGGGCGGCACGCAGCTCGACACCGGAAGCTATACCATAATGATAGAGCCGGAGACGGCCGCCGCGCTTGTCGATGTCATCGGCGGCCTCTTCTGTGCCTCCGACGTGCACCGCGGGCGTTCGATGATGAAGGGACGTCTCGGGGAACTTGTCGCCTCCCCCTGTCTCAACCTCACGGATAACGGGCGTATTCCCTGGAAGCCGGGCAGCTCCTCTTGGGACTCCGAGGGCGTTCCCACCGGACGCACGGAGCTAATAAAAAACGGCGAGGCGAACGCCTTCCTCTATAACTTGCAGTACGCGATAAAGGACGGCGTCAGGTCCACCGGCAACTGCTCCCGCGGGATGTCCTCGCTGCCCGACGTGGGGACGACGAACCTCATCCTTGAGGCGGGGACGGAGAGCCCGGAGGCGCTGCGCTCCCGGATCGTCAGCGGAATGTACGTAACGGAATTTATGGGGCTGCACACCATCGATCCGATCAGCGGCGATTTTTCGATCGGCGCCAAGGGACACCGGATAGAGAAGGGCGAGATCACGACGCCGGTAAGCGGTGTCACGATGGCCTCTAATCTGTTAGAATTTATGAAGAATATCTCGGCGGCGGCCTCCGATCTGAAATACTCAGGTTCGGTGGCGGCGCCAACATTGGTGGTTGATAATGTTGTCATTGCAGGTAAATAAAAAAATATTCACAAGACTTATAACGGCGCTCCTCTCGCTCTTCATCCTCTCGGCCTCCTGCGCTTTCGCCGCGGAGAGCCTCTCCTTCTGGAACGGGGATGTCAAAAAGGGAGACGTTACGATGCGCCGTAACGGAACGATGCAGGAGGTCGCAGTCGACGAGGTCATCTCGTCGCTCGGCTTCATTCCCAAGAGCGACGCCTCCTCGATCATTGTGGTGCTGGAGGGAAAGAAGATCGAGTTCTGGAACGCCTCGAATGTCGTGCGCGCCGCCGGGAGTATCATCAGCTTCCCCCTGCCGGTGAGCAATGCGGACGGCCACTGGTGGGGCGAGGCCAAGTCGGTGGCCGAGGCCTTCGGTTACTTCTACGCCGCGATAGGCAAACCGGCCGCTTTCCGCTGGGGCGAACCCTCGGCCGCGCCTCAGCCTGCCGTACAGCCTAAGGCCGCGGTACCCGAGCCGAAGGCGGAGGTAAAACCCGCCGAGCCGGAAAAGAAACCGGCGGTAAAGATTCCGCCGGCGGAGCCCGCGCCGCAGCCGGCCGAACCGGAGGAAAAATATACCCCTGCCGCGCCGGCCGTAGCCTTTAGCGGCAAGGCGCGCCCGATCGTCGTCGTTGACGCGGGGCACGGGGGGCACGATCCGGGAGCCGCGGCAAACGGCGTGCGTGAGAAGGACGTAAATCTCAAGGCGGCGCTGCAGCTCGGCGAGATACTGCGCCAGTACGGAATCGACGCGAGGCTGACGCGCAGGACGGACGTCTACCTGAAACTTGCGGAACGTACCGCCTTCGCAAACAAAAACGAAGCTGACGTCTTTATAAGCCTCCACTGCAATGCAATGCCCAAGGGGCGATCGAACGTCGCGGGGCTTGAATACTACATCATGGCCCTTCCCTCGGACAAGGACGCGATGAATCTGGCCATCGCGGAAAACAAAGAAATTTCCGCCGGCGTGGACAGTGCCGCCGAGGCGCAGCGCGCCGACAAAAAGACTCAGCTGCTGCTCAAAATATTGGGGGACATGCAGCAAAATGATAAAATAAGCGAGAGCACGGCGCTGGCCGAGGTGATGCACAAGGAGGCGAAGTCCGGCTCCATGCCGATGCGGAAGGTGGCGCAGGCTCCTTTCTTCGTTCTGCGCGGAGCGGGGATGCCGGCCGTACTCGTTGAAATGGGATATCTCACCAACGCTGCGGAGGCGAAAAAACTCAATTCCGCCTCCTACCGGGAGTCGCTCTGCCGCAGCATTGCGCAGGGGGTCGTGCAGTATATCAAGGCGCACCCTACGCAGAGATAGGCAACAGCGATTGAATATGGCGGCCTGCGCTCCGGCCACCGGCCCGCGCCGGGAGGGACCGCCAGTCCGTCCGGGCGCGGGCGGAAAACCAAGCCTGACTGCGAAAGCCGTCGTTTTCCCGTCCGCAGCCGAGCGGACGAAAATATTTGACCGGTGTTTTGCTGGCGATTATGATACGGAGAGATAGATGGGGGAGGACTGTTAATGAGGGATTCAGAGGGAAGACAGCGGCACTTTGTGATACAGGATAAAAAGGACGAAAGCTACGACTCTCCGTCCGTGCGCCGCCGCGGGATCATAAAGGGGCGCGAAGAAGAGGTCGAAGAGGTTCTCGAAGAGCCGCGCGCGCCGCGTCCCCGTAAATCGCTGCGCGAACGTGAGATGGAGGAAGAGGAAGAGTCCCGCACCCTGCGCCGCGGCCGCGGCAAAAAGCGCCTGAAAGAGGAAGAGGACTACGATTACGAGGAAGAGGACGAAGAAAATTATGGCTCCAAAGCCCCTAAAATCGTCCGTATCTTTGCCTGGGTAGCGCTGATGATCATCCTCTTTGCCTGCGGCTACCTCGCCACCAACTACTTCTTCAGCTGGTCCGACAAAAAGGGCGGCGAGCGTATAGGCAGCGTCTACGGCACGGGCTCCGAGGTCAAAGAATCAGCGGCGACGGAGGAGACTGCCGCCTCCAATACGAAATATACCCTCTATCTGCCCGACGGAGAGGGCTTCCAGAGCCGCGGCATCGATATAACCGGCGGCGGCACGAGGGAAGAAGACATCGCGAAGGTGATGTCGATGTACGTTGACAGCCTTAAAGAGACGAAGGCGCTCGACCCGGCGGTCTCCATAAACGAAATATTCCAGAGCGGCGACTGGCTCTATCTCAACATGACGCCCACCTTCCAGAGCTCGCTCAAGAGCCTCGGTAAGGCCAAGGCGGAGAAGCTGCTCAGTGGCTTTACCAAGACGGTACAGGAAAACTTCCCGCCGCTGAAAAAGGTAAAATTCTACGTGAACTCCAAGGAGATCACCGACAAAAATCCCGTGGACCTCACCCAGCCCTGGGAAAGGACCAATTAAAATGACAGAATTGATCCGCATAGACGGGCGCGGCGTGGAGACGCTGCGCCCGATAACCTTTGAGCGCGGCGTCAGCCGTTACGCCGAGGGGTCGGCGCTTGTAAGATGGGGCAACACCCATGTTCTCTGCACCGCCTCCGTCGATGAAAAGGTTCCCCCTTTCATGCGCGGCTCCGGCAGCGGCTGGATAACCGCGGAATACTCTATGCTCCCGCGTGCGACGCACCAGCGCAGCCCGCGCGACATCAGCAGGGGAAAACAGAACGCGCGCGGCAGCGAAATACAACGGCTCATCGGCCGCTCTCTGCGCGCGGCGGTGGATATGACGAAGCTTGGCGAGCGGACGGTCACCATTGACTGCGACGTGCTCCAGGCCGACGGCGGCACACGCACCGCCTCCATTACGGCGGGCTTCATCGCCCTATTTGACGCGCTGCGCTGGCTTCGCGCGAACGAGAGGATAGCCGCCATCCCGATGAAAAACCAGATTGCCGCCGTCAGCGTCGGAAAGGTCGCCGGAACGCCGATGCTCGATCTTTGCTACGAGGAGGACTCCACGGCGGAGGTCGACGCCAACCTCGTTATGACCGGCTCGGGAGACTTCATCGAGCTGCAGGGTACGGGAGAGGGCGGTACCTTTTCTTACTCGGAGCTTGCGCAGATAATCGACCTCGGCTGGAGCGGCATCTCGGAGATACACCAGAAACAGCGCGAAATACTCGCGCTCAGTGAAGAAGAGAGAGAGCTGTTTGAAAAATGCAGATGATCCTTGCTAGCACAAACAGGGGAAAATACCGCGAGATGAAGGCGCAGCTGGAACCGCTGAACATAGAGCTTCTCTTCGGCGGCGACTTTGAAAGGCCGCTTGAAGTTGACGAGACGGGAGAGAGCTACGCAGAAAACGCTCTGCTCAAAGCGCGGGCCTGGGCCGAGGCCATCGGCCTGCCGGCGCTTGCCGACGACAGCGGCCTGGAGGCGGAGGCCCTCGGAGGAATCCCCGGGATACATTCGGCGCGCATCATTGCGGGCAGCGACCGGGACCGGATGTACTGGCTGCTCGGAGAGATGAAAGATAAAGAGGACCGCCGCGGACGCTTTGCCTGCGCCATCGCGGTAGTTTTTCCGGATAAAAAAGAACCGCTTACGGTCACAAAATATTGTCCGGGGCATATAACGCGTGAACCGGCGGGCGAATCCGGCTTCGGCTACGACCCGATATTCGTCCCCGACGGCTTTGACAGGACCTTTGCCGAACTGGGCGACGAAATAAAAAATAAAATTTCCCACCGCGCAATGGCTGTAAAAGGTATAGCCGAAAAGCTCATACCTGTGGTACAATCATACGCTGTACGTGGTATGTAAAATACTCGGGCAAAGCTGTGGCTTTGTCTCTTTATCTAGAAAATTTTGGAGGTGTGGTTTGTGAAAATTCTTCTTGGAATAATTCACATCCTTGTTTGTCTGGCTCTCATCGCTGTCGTAATGATGCAGCACAGGAAATCCGGCGGCTTCACCGGCGCGTTCGGCGGCGGCGGAACGCAGGCAGATATGAGCGGCACCTGGCAGCGCATGTCCGGCCTCACGAAGGTCACCGCGGTGCTCATGGGGGCCTTCATGGTCATCTCAATACTTCAGGTTGTAATCAGGTAAGCAGGACGACGATATGACCGTAAAACCTCTGGACGGCCAGAAAGATATCGCCTCTTATGAACATGTCGGCGGACGGCTCTTTTCCGCGACACACGAGGAGATACTCACGGGTTGGACGACAGATATCTATTTTCTTAAAACACGCGACGTACTGAGATCGGCGGGACTTCTTGAGACCCCGGTGGTTGCCGAAGTGTTCACGCGCAAAAGGGGAACCTTCGCCGGCTCGGAAGAGGTCCTGAATCTCTTCCGCAAACTCCCGAACCCTCCCCAGGTGGAGGCGCTTGCCGAAGGCGAAAGCTTCGAGGCGAAAGAGGTGCTGATGCGTATCAGCGGCACCTATGAATCGTTCGGCCTCTATGAGACGGTGCTCCTCGGGATGCTCGCCTCATCGACCGGCTGGGCCACGGCTGCCAAAGAATGCGTTGAGGCGGCGGAGGGCAGAAGCGTCCTCTGTTTCGGCGCGCGTCACGTCCATCCGGCTATCGCGCCGGTGATGGAGCGCGCGGCGAAGATCGCCGGGTGCAGCGCAATGAGCTGTATCCTGGCCGCGAAGCTCTGCGGCGAGGAGCCGAAGGGTACGGTGCCTCACGCGGCGATACTGATGGTCGGCGACACTGTTAAATTGGCCAAGCTCTACGACGCGCAGGTCCCCGAAGAAGAGCCGCGCATCGTCCTCGTCGATACCTTCAAAGACGAGGCGGAAGAGACGATGCGGGTCGCCGAAGCTCTCGGCGATAAGCTCGCCGGCATACGGCTCGACACCCCCGGAGAGCGCGGCGGCGTCACCCCGGAGCTGGTGCGCGAGATTCGCTGGCGGCTTAATATGGCGGGCTTCGACAAAGTGCAGATAATCGCGACGGGCGGCTTGACCCCCGAACGCATAAAGGTCATGAACGAAGCGGGCGCGGACGTATACGGCGTAGGCAGCTACATCACGAGCGGCGCGCAGCGCGATATGACGATGGATATAAAAATGGTAAACGGCAAACCGGTCGCAAAGAGGGGCCGTCTGCCGGGAATAATACCGAACCCTAAGCTTAAACGCGTGCTCTAGTCCCGCTGCCCGGCTCTCCCCCACGACAGCCGGGAGTGTCTCCCATGCCGGCCTCCGAAGTTACGTAAGGAGGCGTATGCCACGGCAGAAGGGAGTCGGTAGAAAACGCTTTGAGACATAAAACGAAAAATAAAACAAAGAATTGACTCTCTTTCTTAAGGAGGAAGATCCATGATAGGCACACGTTCCTTCATGGCCAAAGGTGAAGAAGTAGAGCGCAAATGGTACATCATCGACGCTGAAAACAAGCCCCTTGGCCGTCTCGCAGTACAGGTAGCCCGCATACTCTCCGGCAAGCACAAACCCACCTACACCCCCCACGTGGACACAGGTGATTTTGTGGTCGTCATCAACGCCGAGAAAGTAGGCCTCACCGGCAATAAACTTACCCAGTCCACCATCTCAAAGCACTCCGGACACCCCGGCGGACTTAAAGTGCTCACATACAAACAGATTCTTGAGCGCCGCCCCGAACGCCTCGTAGAGCGCGTGGTATGGGGAATGCTCCCGAAGACGAAGCTTGGCCGCGACATGTACCGCAAACTTAAGGTATATGCCGGAGCGGCACATCCGCACGCGGCCCAGAAGCCCGAGCAGATAGACTAAGGATAGAGGTGGAATAAAATGGCAGACAAAAAATTCCTTTGGGGAACAGGCAGAAGAAAGAACGCTATCGCCCGTGTACGCATCTGCGAAGGCACCGGCCAGTTCCTCATCAACAACCGTGAAGTAAAAGACTACCTCCCCCGTTTCTACTGGGCCTCGCAGGCCGTTGAGCCCCTCGCGGCGGCAGGTGTCGAAGGTAAAATAGACGTCTTTGTGAACGCCCACGGCGGCGGCCTCACCGGACAGGCCGGAGCCATCCGCCTCGGCGTGGCGAGAGCGCTGCTCAAGATGTATCCCAATGTACGTCCCGTGCTTAAAAAGGCCGGACTCCTCACGCGCGACTCACGTATGGTCGAGCGCAAGAAGGTCGGACTCAAGGGCGCGCGCGCGAACAAGCAGTTCTCAAAGCGTTAATCGCGCGGGAGCCGCTTACTGTTCAAAAAGTAAAGGCCGTCCAATTTTGGCGGCGATTGTCAAACAAGATACGATCACTTTCAGAAAACGGCGCTGCTTCGGCAGCGCCGTTTTTTCGTCTTTCAATCCGTTTAACGAAGGACGCGGGCCATACCTCTACGGGAACATAAAAAATATCGATCCACAGCTGCCTCAGGGCGGAGCCGCAAATATACAAACAGAAACATTGAACGGCCGGGGCCGTGGGGCGGCGGGTGATCTATGCGCCACCCCGGAAGCCGACACAGTCCGTTTGGCCTGTCGAATGGCAGATTCATAAATTTTGCCGTCTTGACAGGTAAACGGGCGTTTACTATAATATCCAGTAAACGCTCGTTTACTTATGGGGAGGCGTAAGAAAATGGGGACAAAGGAAAAAATCCTCATAACAGCCCTTCGGCTGTTTGCGCAGGATGGATATGAGGCGGTCTCTGTGAGCCGGATCGCGGGAGAATTGGGCATGACGAAGGGCGCGCTCTATAAGCACTACAAAAATAAGCGCGACATCTATGACAGCATCGTGGCGCATATCTTTCAGCTGGATGCGGAACGGGCGAAAACATCAAAAGTTCCCGAGAAAACCTTTGATGAAACGCCCCTGCCCTTTCGTTATACCACCGTGGAGGGGCTAAAGACATTTATGGAGGCGCAGTTTCGTTATTGGTCGGAGGATGAGACCGCCTGTAATTTTCGCAGGATGCTGACGCTGGAACAATATCGAAATCCGGAATTGACGGAGCTGTATCACCGGGCCTTTACAAGCGGGCCGCTCGGTTATACGGAAGATTTATTCCGTGAGATGATGGGGCGGGGGCTTTGGCATAAGGGAAATCCCCGGCAAATGGCGGTGGAATTTTACGCGCCCTTTTACCTGCTGCTGAGTATCTCCGACGCCGCCTCAAGTGAGCCCGAAAAGAGAGCGACGGAGGAGCTTTTTACAGCGCATGTTGAAGGGTTCATAGAAAAATATGCCTCGGAGGGCGAAGAAGCGGCCAACGGCGGGGATCATAAAGGCTGAATGGCGCCGCGCCGGGCACGCGGAGATAAGGGATGCCCGCGTTCGTTAAAGGCAGTATTAATAAGATAAGAAATGAGGAGAATTAGCAGTGATAAAGATAAGAAACGAAAGAGAAACAGATTACAAAACAGTAGAGGATATCACCAGGAAAGCCTTTTATAACCTCTATGTTCCCGGGTGCGCGGAACATTATTTAGTTCATATCATGCGCGGGCATGAGGATTTTATCGCGGAGCTGGATTTTGTGATCGAACTTGACGGGCAGGTAATCGGAAATATCATGTACACGAAAGCGAAGCTGATCGACGAGGCGGGGACGAAAAAAGAGACACTCACCTTTGGCCCCGTCTGCATCGCCCCTGAACATCAGAGAAAGGGCTATGGAAAGATGCTCATGGAGCATTCATTTCAAGAGGCGCTGGCGCTCGGCTACGACGCCGTCGTTATATTCGGCAGTCCGGTAAACTATGTGAGCGGCGGTTTCAAGAGCTGCAAAAAATACAACGTCTGTCTGGAAAATAATAAATTCCCCGCGGCGATGATGGTAAAGGAACTCGCCCCCAATGTCTTTGACGGCAGAAAATGGACCTACTACGACAGCCCGGTGATGGCGATCTCAGAGCAGGCGGCCCGGGAGTATGACGATGCTCTGGAAAAAATGGAAAAGAGGTATCAGCCCAGCCAGGATGAATTTTATATTATGAGCCGTTCTTTCGTCGAATGAGGCGCACCTGCCGGATAAGGTTTTTGAATAAAAATCAGCCATAAGGTCACGTTGATAAAAGGGAATAATCGCCTCGGGCCGTGGGTCCGAGGCACATAAAATCCACGTCGTTCAGACGGCGGCCAAATTTTTATCCCCCTCCATAGACAGATACTTTATTGAAGAACACGCCGCGCCGGTATACGGCCCGCGCGCGCCGGAGCTTTAACAAATTTTAATTAAGATATATACTTCAAGAGATATGCAAGCGGAACGTTCCCGCTAAATTGGGTACGAAAGAAGATGAGTTGAGCCAATGACTGGTGATAAATTACTGGAAATAGAGGATCTGCATGTCTCCGTGGAGGGGCGCGCGGTCTTAAAGGGAGTCTCGCTTTCGGTCGGAGAGGGCGAGATACACGCGCTTTTCGGCCCCAACGGCTCTGGCAAGACGACGCTGCTCAATACCGTGATCGGCTTTTCACGCTATAAGATAACGCGCGGCGCGATATATTTTAAGGGACGGGATATCACCG is drawn from Cloacibacillus porcorum and contains these coding sequences:
- a CDS encoding TldD/PmbA family protein — translated: MIKFLPHNEIEALAAHMLDLASRKGAWGADLLYSEGGGSGLTLKDGETEECVSGSSAGIGIRTIMSDGRQGIAYGSRLDRDSVDSLVEWSLHNALASEPEEGITLYDGPLVRCEELEAEDRRIREITAADRMKYCLEMTREAQSLDSRVVSVRSASWRDGWGASFFATTKGLSGWEEGSSANCGVMVLAQSGEFTEMGGYGMEALRLDELDILKSARTAVEQTVASLGGTQLDTGSYTIMIEPETAAALVDVIGGLFCASDVHRGRSMMKGRLGELVASPCLNLTDNGRIPWKPGSSSWDSEGVPTGRTELIKNGEANAFLYNLQYAIKDGVRSTGNCSRGMSSLPDVGTTNLILEAGTESPEALRSRIVSGMYVTEFMGLHTIDPISGDFSIGAKGHRIEKGEITTPVSGVTMASNLLEFMKNISAAASDLKYSGSVAAPTLVVDNVVIAGK
- the rdgB gene encoding RdgB/HAM1 family non-canonical purine NTP pyrophosphatase, whose product is MQMILASTNRGKYREMKAQLEPLNIELLFGGDFERPLEVDETGESYAENALLKARAWAEAIGLPALADDSGLEAEALGGIPGIHSARIIAGSDRDRMYWLLGEMKDKEDRRGRFACAIAVVFPDKKEPLTVTKYCPGHITREPAGESGFGYDPIFVPDGFDRTFAELGDEIKNKISHRAMAVKGIAEKLIPVVQSYAVRGM
- a CDS encoding TetR/AcrR family transcriptional regulator: MGTKEKILITALRLFAQDGYEAVSVSRIAGELGMTKGALYKHYKNKRDIYDSIVAHIFQLDAERAKTSKVPEKTFDETPLPFRYTTVEGLKTFMEAQFRYWSEDETACNFRRMLTLEQYRNPELTELYHRAFTSGPLGYTEDLFREMMGRGLWHKGNPRQMAVEFYAPFYLLLSISDAASSEPEKRATEELFTAHVEGFIEKYASEGEEAANGGDHKG
- the rph gene encoding ribonuclease PH; the encoded protein is MTELIRIDGRGVETLRPITFERGVSRYAEGSALVRWGNTHVLCTASVDEKVPPFMRGSGSGWITAEYSMLPRATHQRSPRDISRGKQNARGSEIQRLIGRSLRAAVDMTKLGERTVTIDCDVLQADGGTRTASITAGFIALFDALRWLRANERIAAIPMKNQIAAVSVGKVAGTPMLDLCYEEDSTAEVDANLVMTGSGDFIELQGTGEGGTFSYSELAQIIDLGWSGISEIHQKQREILALSEEERELFEKCR
- a CDS encoding N-acetylmuramoyl-L-alanine amidase, translating into MLSLQVNKKIFTRLITALLSLFILSASCAFAAESLSFWNGDVKKGDVTMRRNGTMQEVAVDEVISSLGFIPKSDASSIIVVLEGKKIEFWNASNVVRAAGSIISFPLPVSNADGHWWGEAKSVAEAFGYFYAAIGKPAAFRWGEPSAAPQPAVQPKAAVPEPKAEVKPAEPEKKPAVKIPPAEPAPQPAEPEEKYTPAAPAVAFSGKARPIVVVDAGHGGHDPGAAANGVREKDVNLKAALQLGEILRQYGIDARLTRRTDVYLKLAERTAFANKNEADVFISLHCNAMPKGRSNVAGLEYYIMALPSDKDAMNLAIAENKEISAGVDSAAEAQRADKKTQLLLKILGDMQQNDKISESTALAEVMHKEAKSGSMPMRKVAQAPFFVLRGAGMPAVLVEMGYLTNAAEAKKLNSASYRESLCRSIAQGVVQYIKAHPTQR
- the rplM gene encoding 50S ribosomal protein L13 produces the protein MIGTRSFMAKGEEVERKWYIIDAENKPLGRLAVQVARILSGKHKPTYTPHVDTGDFVVVINAEKVGLTGNKLTQSTISKHSGHPGGLKVLTYKQILERRPERLVERVVWGMLPKTKLGRDMYRKLKVYAGAAHPHAAQKPEQID
- a CDS encoding GNAT family N-acetyltransferase, translated to MIKIRNERETDYKTVEDITRKAFYNLYVPGCAEHYLVHIMRGHEDFIAELDFVIELDGQVIGNIMYTKAKLIDEAGTKKETLTFGPVCIAPEHQRKGYGKMLMEHSFQEALALGYDAVVIFGSPVNYVSGGFKSCKKYNVCLENNKFPAAMMVKELAPNVFDGRKWTYYDSPVMAISEQAAREYDDALEKMEKRYQPSQDEFYIMSRSFVE
- the rpsI gene encoding 30S ribosomal protein S9 — protein: MADKKFLWGTGRRKNAIARVRICEGTGQFLINNREVKDYLPRFYWASQAVEPLAAAGVEGKIDVFVNAHGGGLTGQAGAIRLGVARALLKMYPNVRPVLKKAGLLTRDSRMVERKKVGLKGARANKQFSKR
- a CDS encoding threonine aldolase family protein; translated protein: MYHKIMDFRSDTVTRPSEEMRRVIAAAEVGDDIYGDDPSSNALCKYAAEITGKEAAIFACSGTMGNLLAFTTAGRHGESLLAGKRSHVWCAEVGGFSAVAGLCPYPLVDDEGVPDPAELAVASRADNDVHHPDTTILALENTHNYTGGIAVPPERFAQTAREGRRLGFHVHLDGARIFNAAVRHGVDVRRYTDEVDSVQFCLSKGLGAPLGSMLCGSHELIEGAKKWRKRLGGAQRQVGIAAAAGLYALKNNVARLAEDHANAALLVDLLKRGGVEVEERPNMTNMVFFPLKEGQVGDAEFEARCLEKGLLAHMISPRRARFVTHLDVDREDVERAAAIILEVLSA
- a CDS encoding nicotinate phosphoribosyltransferase, which produces MTVKPLDGQKDIASYEHVGGRLFSATHEEILTGWTTDIYFLKTRDVLRSAGLLETPVVAEVFTRKRGTFAGSEEVLNLFRKLPNPPQVEALAEGESFEAKEVLMRISGTYESFGLYETVLLGMLASSTGWATAAKECVEAAEGRSVLCFGARHVHPAIAPVMERAAKIAGCSAMSCILAAKLCGEEPKGTVPHAAILMVGDTVKLAKLYDAQVPEEEPRIVLVDTFKDEAEETMRVAEALGDKLAGIRLDTPGERGGVTPELVREIRWRLNMAGFDKVQIIATGGLTPERIKVMNEAGADVYGVGSYITSGAQRDMTMDIKMVNGKPVAKRGRLPGIIPNPKLKRVL
- the secG gene encoding preprotein translocase subunit SecG, which produces MKILLGIIHILVCLALIAVVMMQHRKSGGFTGAFGGGGTQADMSGTWQRMSGLTKVTAVLMGAFMVISILQVVIR
- a CDS encoding GerMN domain-containing protein, yielding MRDSEGRQRHFVIQDKKDESYDSPSVRRRGIIKGREEEVEEVLEEPRAPRPRKSLREREMEEEEESRTLRRGRGKKRLKEEEDYDYEEEDEENYGSKAPKIVRIFAWVALMIILFACGYLATNYFFSWSDKKGGERIGSVYGTGSEVKESAATEETAASNTKYTLYLPDGEGFQSRGIDITGGGTREEDIAKVMSMYVDSLKETKALDPAVSINEIFQSGDWLYLNMTPTFQSSLKSLGKAKAEKLLSGFTKTVQENFPPLKKVKFYVNSKEITDKNPVDLTQPWERTN